From Echinicola soli, a single genomic window includes:
- a CDS encoding CynX/NimT family MFS transporter — translation MKKTTATKGLSEGLLITGIILVSFCLRPSITSVGPLIPTIREDLGLSNAWAGFLTTLPLLSFATFSLFSSAIGARLGNVRAILMGLFLIAFGIFVRVQGGSFLLYFGTAVSGIGIVICNVLLIPLIKVKLPHKIGIMTSSYTTGMSAFAAVGTGLSVPLAVGMGLGWRGSLLAWVALVALAIVIWLPQVKPNKVKGPDEGLTGGKNVWKSKLAWQVSIFMGIQSTMFYTLIAWLPDLLIHKGFTAGQAGLMMSLMQVVGLVGSFTAPLVAVRNTKQVKISFGIGMIYFIGFLGLFFDANWVIYIALTLIGFCLGASISLAYTLIGLRTEGATTARLSGMAQSAGYYLAALGPLLIGALFDLFQNYNLLIILMVICALSFTWLGTKVGRNVKI, via the coding sequence ATGAAAAAGACAACTGCAACCAAGGGTTTATCTGAAGGATTGCTTATCACAGGGATCATTTTGGTCTCCTTTTGTTTAAGGCCTTCGATTACATCTGTGGGGCCATTGATCCCGACGATTCGTGAGGACCTCGGGCTTTCTAATGCCTGGGCAGGCTTTCTGACCACTTTACCGTTACTGTCATTTGCTACATTTTCGCTGTTCTCTTCCGCTATTGGAGCGCGTCTTGGTAATGTAAGGGCGATCCTGATGGGCTTGTTCCTAATTGCCTTTGGTATATTTGTGCGGGTACAGGGAGGTTCCTTTTTGCTGTATTTTGGTACGGCGGTGTCGGGAATAGGCATCGTGATCTGTAACGTACTGCTCATTCCATTGATCAAAGTAAAACTTCCCCATAAAATCGGCATCATGACGAGCTCCTATACCACAGGAATGTCCGCTTTTGCCGCGGTAGGTACGGGGCTAAGTGTGCCGTTGGCAGTGGGCATGGGGCTTGGCTGGAGGGGATCCTTGCTTGCATGGGTGGCCCTTGTTGCTTTGGCGATCGTGATCTGGTTACCTCAGGTCAAGCCCAACAAAGTAAAAGGTCCGGATGAGGGACTCACTGGAGGAAAGAATGTCTGGAAATCCAAGCTTGCCTGGCAAGTCAGCATCTTCATGGGAATCCAGTCCACAATGTTTTATACCCTGATCGCTTGGCTGCCGGATTTGCTGATCCATAAAGGGTTTACCGCAGGACAGGCGGGACTGATGATGAGCCTGATGCAGGTGGTCGGTCTTGTGGGGTCTTTTACGGCTCCTTTGGTAGCGGTAAGGAATACCAAACAGGTGAAGATTTCCTTTGGTATCGGAATGATCTATTTCATTGGGTTTCTTGGACTGTTTTTTGATGCAAATTGGGTAATTTACATTGCCCTGACATTAATAGGTTTTTGTCTTGGAGCAAGCATCAGTTTGGCGTATACTTTGATAGGATTACGTACCGAAGGGGCCACTACGGCCAGGTTATCAGGAATGGCGCAGTCGGCGGGATATTATTTGGCGGCTTTGGGGCCGCTACTGATAGGAGCCTTGTTTGACTTGTTCCAAAATTATAACCTGCTGATTATACTGATGGTTATTTGTGCACTTTCATTTACATGGCTGGGAACCAAGGTGGGCAGAAATGTAAAAATTTAA
- a CDS encoding DUF2179 domain-containing protein, translated as MQEFFSGIGMDDDLFNYVIMPLLIFLARVGDVSINTLRIMFVLNGKKNVAPILGFFEALIWLLAIGQIFQNIDNPMSYLAYAGGFGAGTYIGMVFEEKLALGRVLVRVITKEPMPELIEYMKERDFRFTNVGAEGRYGKVNLLFTVMKRESLKDFVSKIKSFNDKAFYTIESVKRISEDDLNVMEDRPRFTTRVFNRVRK; from the coding sequence ATGCAGGAATTCTTTAGCGGAATAGGAATGGACGACGATTTGTTTAACTATGTCATCATGCCCTTGTTGATTTTCTTGGCCAGGGTGGGAGATGTGTCCATCAACACCTTAAGGATCATGTTTGTCCTGAACGGAAAAAAGAATGTGGCGCCCATTTTGGGTTTTTTTGAAGCCTTGATCTGGCTGTTGGCCATTGGGCAGATTTTTCAGAATATCGATAATCCCATGTCTTATTTGGCGTATGCTGGTGGGTTTGGAGCTGGGACATACATCGGAATGGTTTTCGAGGAAAAATTGGCACTTGGAAGGGTGCTGGTCAGGGTGATTACCAAGGAACCGATGCCTGAGCTGATCGAATATATGAAAGAAAGGGATTTTCGGTTTACCAATGTCGGCGCAGAAGGGAGGTATGGTAAAGTAAACTTGTTATTTACGGTCATGAAAAGAGAGAGCCTAAAGGATTTTGTGAGTAAAATCAAATCATTTAATGACAAGGCGTTCTATACCATAGAAAGTGTCAAAAGGATCAGTGAAGATGATCTCAATGTGATGGAAGACAGACCACGGTTTACGACACGAGTGTTTAACAGGGTTCGAAAATAA
- a CDS encoding isoprenyl transferase: protein MKEAIDKERIPKHIAVIMDGNGRWAQGKGAKRVFGHRNAITAVRETITGANDLGVAYLTLYTFSTENWSRPKLEVKAIMELLVKTLTDQVPNLMKDNVKLTLVGDMDMLPSRGKTKLKEAIEQTSGNTGLTLILALSYSGRWEITNTVKDIAKKVADKEIDVDEITEDMIADHLLTKDYPDPELLIRTSGELRISNFLLWQLAYTELYFTEVLWPDFRKEHLMEAVADYQRRERRFGKTGAQIKS, encoded by the coding sequence ATGAAGGAAGCGATAGACAAGGAAAGGATTCCCAAGCACATTGCTGTAATCATGGATGGTAACGGTCGGTGGGCGCAGGGCAAGGGTGCCAAGCGTGTATTTGGCCACAGAAATGCCATCACTGCCGTGCGGGAGACCATTACAGGAGCCAATGACTTGGGCGTAGCGTATTTGACGCTTTACACATTTTCCACAGAAAACTGGTCCAGACCAAAACTCGAGGTAAAGGCCATCATGGAGCTGCTGGTGAAAACCCTGACAGACCAGGTGCCTAACCTGATGAAGGATAATGTGAAGCTCACCCTCGTGGGCGATATGGACATGCTGCCTTCAAGGGGAAAAACAAAACTTAAAGAAGCCATCGAACAAACTTCAGGAAATACAGGCTTGACCTTGATCCTGGCACTGAGCTACAGTGGAAGATGGGAGATCACCAATACCGTAAAAGACATTGCCAAAAAAGTAGCTGACAAAGAAATTGATGTAGATGAGATCACAGAAGATATGATCGCCGATCACCTGCTGACCAAAGACTATCCCGATCCGGAACTCCTGATCAGGACCAGTGGTGAGCTGAGGATCAGTAATTTTCTGCTTTGGCAATTGGCCTATACTGAACTGTATTTTACAGAGGTATTATGGCCGGACTTTAGAAAAGAGCACCTGATGGAAGCTGTCGCGGATTATCAACGTAGAGAAAGACGCTTTGGCAAAACGGGTGCCCAGATAAAATCATGA
- a CDS encoding BamA/OMP85 family outer membrane protein has protein sequence MRRSLLVICLFLPMLIGITGVTQAQIRLGQSRYSAQKPIDILELNYAQPKKYKIAEIKAVGLSTLDETAIISLSGLKVGDEISVPGDAVSDALKKLWQQGIIGDVKILVTKIEGDEIYLLLDLTERPRFSIVEFLGVTSTQESELRDKVQIRGRVVREDVLNSSKRKITNYFVEKGYLNTEVKIIQERDTSFPNSVKLRFEVDKKSKVKINEIAITGNEEITDGKLKKKMKKTNEHARVWIFKDVFERLKNADAEKVGNSIAHRNPVTDEEVKTYINKNFKLNFFNSSKFNKKEYRNDKDNVINFYQTKGYRDAEILADSVYNFDERTVNIDIDLEEGRKYYYRNISFTGNYIHDDAELLAKLGIQSGDTYNKELLDKRLNYDPTKGDDISSLYQDDGYLFFQIDPVEVNVAADSIDIEMRIFEGPQVTVNSVSIEGNERTSDHVVMREIRILPGQKFDRSLLVRTIRELSQIGYFDPETINPDLRPNFEDATVDIVFQLEERPNDQIELSGGWGGFYGFVGTVGLVFNNFSVRNIGDFSKWRPLPVGDGQKLSLRVQANGKSFQNYSFSFTEPWFGGKKPNALSVSLNHSVQRQIDIYNQSNFGNELGFFKITGITVGLAKRVTWPDDYFSISNSLQYQVYEFDQYGTSFGLSFPTGRLKSFVFNTTVSRSNVDSPIYPRMGSNISLGVNFTPPYASLNKNITEDSPDQEKYRWLEYHKWMFDAKFYTPIFGSSKFVVSARTHMGFLGSYSKKVGMIPVERFVMGGDGMTFNNFSLGQDIIGLRGYENQVLTPGRNTRGIEGADPYGGIVYNKYVMELRYLVSPNPSATIFLLGFAEAGNNWGDYAEFNPYDLKKSAGFGARIFMPAFGLLGIDWGYGFDAAPGTYQPSGGMFHFTIGQQFR, from the coding sequence ATGAGAAGGAGCTTACTTGTAATATGCTTATTCCTCCCGATGCTTATCGGGATTACCGGTGTCACGCAGGCCCAGATTAGACTGGGGCAGAGTCGTTATTCCGCACAAAAGCCTATCGATATTCTTGAGCTGAACTATGCACAGCCAAAGAAATATAAAATAGCAGAGATCAAGGCCGTGGGGCTTTCCACCTTGGATGAGACAGCTATTATCTCCCTTTCCGGCCTGAAAGTCGGCGATGAGATCAGCGTGCCAGGAGATGCCGTTTCCGATGCGTTGAAAAAACTCTGGCAACAGGGGATCATCGGGGATGTGAAGATCTTGGTCACCAAGATAGAAGGAGATGAAATTTACCTACTGCTGGACCTGACAGAACGCCCGCGATTCAGTATAGTGGAATTTTTGGGAGTGACTTCCACCCAGGAAAGCGAATTGCGTGACAAAGTACAGATTCGGGGACGTGTGGTCCGTGAAGATGTACTGAATTCCTCCAAAAGAAAAATTACCAATTATTTCGTAGAGAAGGGTTACCTGAATACGGAGGTGAAAATCATCCAGGAAAGGGACACTTCTTTTCCAAACAGTGTGAAACTACGTTTTGAGGTGGACAAAAAGTCCAAGGTCAAAATCAATGAGATCGCCATCACTGGAAATGAGGAAATCACCGACGGCAAGCTCAAAAAGAAGATGAAAAAGACCAATGAGCATGCTCGTGTATGGATCTTTAAGGATGTCTTCGAAAGACTTAAAAATGCCGATGCCGAAAAGGTAGGCAATAGCATCGCCCACCGTAATCCGGTGACTGATGAAGAGGTGAAAACCTACATCAACAAGAATTTCAAGCTAAATTTCTTCAACAGCTCTAAGTTCAACAAGAAGGAGTACCGAAACGATAAGGATAATGTCATTAACTTCTACCAGACCAAAGGTTATCGTGACGCAGAAATCCTGGCCGATTCGGTTTACAACTTTGATGAGCGAACCGTCAATATCGATATTGACCTAGAAGAAGGCAGAAAATACTATTATAGAAATATTTCCTTTACGGGTAACTATATCCATGATGATGCTGAACTCCTGGCAAAATTAGGGATTCAATCGGGGGACACCTATAATAAAGAGCTTTTGGACAAGCGATTGAACTATGACCCTACCAAGGGAGATGATATCAGTTCGCTATACCAAGATGATGGCTACCTGTTTTTCCAGATTGATCCGGTAGAGGTGAATGTGGCTGCAGATAGCATCGATATCGAAATGCGGATCTTCGAGGGACCACAAGTGACCGTAAACAGTGTGTCGATCGAAGGAAATGAGCGGACATCCGATCACGTGGTCATGCGTGAAATCAGGATCCTTCCCGGACAGAAATTTGATCGATCTTTATTGGTAAGGACGATTCGGGAACTTTCGCAGATTGGGTACTTCGATCCAGAAACGATCAATCCTGACTTGAGGCCTAATTTTGAGGATGCGACAGTGGATATCGTATTCCAGCTGGAAGAGCGTCCAAATGACCAGATTGAATTGTCCGGTGGTTGGGGAGGCTTTTATGGCTTCGTTGGTACCGTAGGTCTGGTGTTTAATAATTTCTCCGTGCGAAATATCGGGGATTTTTCTAAGTGGCGACCACTTCCGGTGGGCGATGGCCAGAAGCTTAGCCTAAGGGTCCAGGCCAATGGTAAAAGTTTCCAGAACTATAGCTTCTCTTTTACTGAACCTTGGTTTGGCGGCAAAAAACCCAATGCCCTCAGCGTAAGTCTTAACCACTCTGTGCAGCGACAGATCGATATCTATAACCAGTCCAATTTTGGTAATGAACTAGGGTTCTTCAAGATTACCGGTATTACTGTTGGCCTTGCCAAGCGGGTGACCTGGCCGGATGATTACTTCAGTATCAGTAATTCCCTGCAGTATCAGGTATATGAATTTGACCAATACGGAACCAGTTTCGGACTGAGCTTCCCAACAGGAAGACTGAAGAGCTTTGTCTTTAATACTACCGTTTCACGATCAAACGTGGATAGCCCGATTTATCCTAGAATGGGATCCAATATTTCCTTGGGGGTAAACTTCACACCACCTTATGCTTCGCTGAACAAGAATATCACAGAAGATTCCCCCGATCAGGAGAAGTATAGATGGCTGGAATATCATAAATGGATGTTTGATGCCAAATTTTATACACCTATATTTGGCTCCAGTAAATTCGTGGTCAGTGCAAGGACGCATATGGGCTTTCTTGGATCCTACAGCAAGAAAGTGGGGATGATCCCAGTAGAACGCTTTGTAATGGGGGGTGACGGTATGACTTTCAATAACTTCTCCTTAGGACAAGATATTATCGGTCTGAGAGGGTATGAAAACCAGGTGTTGACGCCAGGTAGGAATACCAGGGGGATAGAAGGGGCAGATCCGTATGGTGGTATTGTCTATAACAAATACGTGATGGAACTGCGTTACTTGGTATCGCCCAACCCATCGGCTACCATCTTCCTATTGGGCTTTGCCGAAGCGGGTAACAACTGGGGTGACTATGCGGAGTTTAACCCGTATGACTTGAAAAAGTCAGCAGGGTTTGGTGCCAGGATCTTTATGCCGGCCTTCGGACTGCTGGGGATCGACTGGGGCTATGGCTTCGATGCTGCGCCTGGTACCTATCAGCCTAGTGGAGGGATGTTCCACTTTACCATTGGTCAACAATTCAGGTAA
- the porG gene encoding type IX secretion system protein PorG — translation MFMSISAGQGYAQKTSEYGLGLGVATYSGDIIRRLDPSQIGLQGTLFGRRKFDNVWSLRYGIALSGLNAADSVRPLDAMAQARNAYFKGLLVEGHIMMEYHFLDYLAPHSPVRYSPYGFFGIGYTMFFGEGRSYEGEIPPNDEGDYSLSTPVIPFGLGVKYQLKERMFLSVEFGFRPTLSDFLDKIEPNDTYLPRFPLDPDTPLPDDPDAYPLPYGANYGNKADKDWYYFLGVTLSYSFHKIECFNY, via the coding sequence ATGTTTATGTCAATTTCGGCTGGACAAGGATACGCACAAAAGACCAGTGAATATGGCTTAGGTCTAGGAGTGGCGACGTATTCCGGAGATATTATCCGGAGATTGGATCCCTCCCAGATTGGACTTCAAGGCACGTTGTTTGGCAGACGAAAATTTGACAATGTTTGGAGTTTACGGTATGGGATAGCCTTGTCCGGCTTAAATGCTGCGGACAGTGTAAGACCACTGGATGCAATGGCCCAAGCGCGGAATGCTTATTTCAAAGGACTGTTGGTAGAAGGGCATATCATGATGGAATATCATTTTCTCGATTACCTGGCTCCGCATTCTCCGGTGAGATATTCCCCATATGGTTTCTTTGGGATAGGATATACGATGTTCTTCGGAGAAGGGCGATCTTATGAAGGGGAAATCCCTCCAAATGATGAGGGTGATTACTCCTTGTCCACGCCAGTGATTCCCTTTGGTTTAGGTGTGAAATATCAATTGAAAGAGCGGATGTTTTTATCCGTGGAGTTTGGTTTTAGGCCTACCCTATCAGACTTTTTGGACAAGATCGAGCCAAACGACACCTATTTGCCGCGGTTTCCACTTGATCCTGATACACCCCTTCCGGATGACCCGGACGCCTACCCGTTGCCCTATGGTGCAAACTATGGAAACAAGGCGGACAAGGACTGGTATTATTTTTTAGGCGTAACGCTCAGTTACTCCTTCCACAAGATCGAATGCTTTAATTATTAA
- the hemH gene encoding ferrochelatase, giving the protein MSKEAKTGVLLVNLGTPDSTAVPHVRKYLREFLMDGRVIDIPFLSRWLLVNGIIAPFRAPKSAAEYRKLWTDRGSPLLFHTEDLKDKLVHKLDTAKYHVEIAMRYQSPSIERGLKALQKARVKKIIVLPLFPQYASATNGSVIDKVMEIVKEWQVIPAISYVPRFVDHPLYLQAWKDIAADFIGEEEYDAYLFSYHGIPERQINKASCEGYCQLNDKCCARQTPANQYCYRAQCFYNTRLLIDKLGLPAEKVHTAFQSRLGKDPWIQPYTEDTIRQLARNGAKKVLAFSPAFVADCLETTVEVGEEYKEVFEEEGGQQWDLVPCLNSHDTWVDCVKALVLEQN; this is encoded by the coding sequence ATGAGTAAAGAGGCAAAAACTGGAGTATTACTGGTTAACTTAGGAACGCCGGACAGCACGGCAGTACCACATGTGAGAAAGTACCTAAGGGAGTTTTTAATGGATGGACGGGTTATTGATATTCCTTTTTTGTCCCGTTGGCTGTTGGTAAACGGTATTATAGCACCATTTCGGGCGCCCAAATCTGCTGCGGAATACCGGAAGCTTTGGACAGATCGTGGTTCGCCATTGCTGTTTCACACAGAAGATCTGAAGGATAAGCTCGTACACAAACTTGATACAGCCAAGTACCATGTAGAAATTGCGATGCGTTACCAATCCCCAAGCATCGAACGGGGACTAAAAGCGCTCCAAAAAGCACGTGTAAAAAAAATCATTGTCCTCCCCTTATTTCCACAATATGCTTCTGCCACGAACGGGTCGGTGATCGATAAAGTCATGGAAATCGTGAAGGAATGGCAGGTGATTCCTGCGATCAGTTATGTGCCACGGTTTGTTGATCACCCGCTTTATTTACAAGCTTGGAAGGACATTGCGGCTGATTTTATTGGAGAGGAAGAATATGATGCTTATCTGTTTTCTTACCATGGGATTCCGGAAAGGCAAATCAATAAGGCTTCTTGTGAAGGTTATTGCCAGTTGAATGATAAATGCTGTGCACGTCAGACCCCTGCTAATCAATACTGCTATCGTGCACAGTGCTTTTACAATACACGGCTATTGATCGATAAACTAGGCTTACCAGCGGAGAAAGTTCATACAGCTTTCCAGTCCCGCCTGGGCAAGGATCCGTGGATACAGCCATATACGGAAGATACCATCCGGCAATTGGCCCGCAATGGGGCAAAAAAAGTTCTGGCCTTTTCTCCCGCTTTTGTGGCAGATTGCTTGGAGACTACAGTGGAAGTCGGAGAGGAATATAAAGAAGTCTTTGAGGAAGAAGGTGGTCAGCAGTGGGATTTGGTGCCTTGCCTGAACTCCCATGATACCTGGGTGGATTGTGTGAAGGCACTGGTGTTGGAGCAGAACTGA
- a CDS encoding OmpH family outer membrane protein has protein sequence MLKCLKIVFFLMMTASVVQAQKIGFVDSEYILNKHPDYKVVQEELKKQASAWKKEAQNLENEIKEMYNALKAEEVLLTEDMYKERMEDIRQQEKAASNYNTRVFGINGEYYQKQDELMKPLQSKIFDAIDKVSKRNGIAIMFDKAADLSMIYTDPVHDYSDFVIDELGIDENTETEENK, from the coding sequence ATGTTAAAGTGTCTTAAAATAGTATTTTTTCTGATGATGACTGCATCTGTGGTACAAGCCCAAAAAATAGGGTTTGTGGACTCAGAATACATCCTAAACAAGCATCCGGACTATAAAGTCGTCCAGGAAGAGCTTAAGAAGCAGGCATCAGCATGGAAAAAAGAGGCACAGAATTTGGAGAACGAGATCAAGGAAATGTACAATGCCCTGAAAGCGGAGGAAGTCTTGCTGACCGAGGATATGTACAAAGAGCGGATGGAGGACATCCGACAGCAAGAAAAAGCCGCCAGCAACTATAATACGAGGGTCTTTGGCATCAATGGCGAATACTACCAGAAGCAGGATGAGCTGATGAAGCCCCTGCAGTCAAAGATTTTCGATGCCATTGACAAAGTGTCAAAAAGAAATGGCATCGCTATTATGTTTGACAAGGCTGCCGATTTGTCCATGATCTATACCGATCCCGTCCATGACTATTCTGATTTTGTCATTGATGAATTGGGGATAGACGAAAATACGGAAACAGAAGAAAACAAATAA
- a CDS encoding 1-aminocyclopropane-1-carboxylate deaminase/D-cysteine desulfhydrase: protein MLEAKKHITQEVSLPEMEGKDVRLFVKRLDLIHPLASGNKFYKLKYNLETAQQSGHDTVLTFGGAFSNHIFATAAAAKAEGLKSIGIIRGENTSQLNATLQQAQANGMVLSFMDRKTYRTKHEAQHIDQLREQFGRFFLIPEGGTNALAIKGTTEILTSEDQHMDYLCCSIGTGGTIAGMINAAKPHQKVLGFSSLKGNFIHQELLDLLETHHIGFQNKYELFTNYHFGGYAKHKPELITFIKKFKKETGIPLDPVYTGKLFYGVVDKIKSGYFPSGSSILLIHSGGLQGISGFNQRFNETLETK, encoded by the coding sequence GTGCTGGAAGCTAAAAAACATATTACCCAGGAGGTATCCTTGCCTGAAATGGAGGGAAAAGATGTCCGTCTTTTCGTTAAACGCCTGGACCTTATCCACCCCCTGGCCAGTGGCAACAAGTTCTACAAACTCAAATACAATCTGGAAACTGCCCAGCAATCCGGCCACGACACCGTATTGACATTTGGTGGTGCTTTTTCCAATCATATTTTTGCAACAGCAGCCGCTGCTAAAGCCGAAGGACTAAAGAGTATCGGCATCATCCGTGGAGAAAACACCTCACAGCTAAACGCTACGCTGCAACAAGCCCAAGCAAACGGAATGGTCCTTTCCTTTATGGACAGGAAGACATACCGCACCAAACATGAAGCGCAACACATTGACCAGTTGCGAGAGCAATTTGGTCGTTTTTTCCTGATTCCTGAAGGCGGTACCAACGCACTTGCCATCAAGGGTACCACGGAGATCTTAACCTCCGAAGACCAGCACATGGACTATCTTTGTTGCAGCATTGGCACTGGAGGTACTATCGCTGGTATGATTAATGCAGCCAAGCCTCATCAAAAAGTCCTCGGCTTCAGCTCCTTGAAAGGAAATTTTATCCACCAGGAGCTGCTGGACCTCCTAGAAACGCATCATATCGGATTTCAAAATAAATACGAACTGTTTACCAACTATCACTTTGGCGGATATGCCAAACACAAACCTGAGCTGATCACTTTTATAAAAAAATTCAAAAAAGAAACCGGCATCCCCTTGGATCCTGTATACACTGGAAAACTATTCTATGGCGTAGTCGATAAAATCAAATCCGGTTACTTTCCAAGTGGCAGCAGCATCCTTTTGATCCATTCGGGTGGTCTTCAAGGGATCAGTGGTTTTAACCAACGTTTTAACGAAACACTGGAAACGAAATAA
- the trxA gene encoding thioredoxin: MAKKKFKDIIQQSDVPLLVDFYADWCGPCQTMSPLLEEVSKELGGKVKILKINIDKNQQATYHFAVRSIPHFILFKRGKILWRKGGLMTKRELLQQLKGFV; this comes from the coding sequence ATGGCAAAGAAGAAATTTAAAGATATCATCCAGCAATCCGATGTTCCGTTGTTGGTGGACTTTTATGCCGATTGGTGTGGGCCTTGCCAAACGATGTCTCCATTACTGGAAGAAGTCTCCAAAGAACTTGGTGGTAAGGTCAAAATACTGAAAATAAACATTGACAAAAATCAACAAGCGACATACCACTTTGCGGTGAGGTCGATCCCCCATTTTATACTTTTTAAGCGCGGAAAGATCCTGTGGAGAAAGGGAGGGTTGATGACCAAGCGGGAGCTTTTGCAGCAACTTAAGGGTTTTGTTTGA
- a CDS encoding OmpH family outer membrane protein, producing MKVRIILSAVALFCLSFVAKAQQDIKIGYTNVEVLMSLMPEMQQIDADMQDYGKQLQTNVQTKTQNFQREVQSYQQAMQTMTEEARATKEQELTKLRDEVAKYEQDAQTSYQRKLSELLEPVQTKVFNAINAVAAENNYTHILSETAGQSPVLLYTKEADKFTELVAAKLGIELPEQMPENADLPQ from the coding sequence ATGAAAGTGAGAATTATCTTATCAGCCGTTGCTTTATTTTGTTTGAGCTTTGTGGCAAAAGCCCAGCAAGATATCAAAATTGGCTATACGAATGTGGAGGTACTGATGAGCCTGATGCCGGAGATGCAGCAGATCGACGCCGACATGCAGGATTATGGCAAGCAATTGCAAACCAACGTACAGACAAAAACACAAAACTTCCAAAGAGAAGTACAGTCTTATCAGCAAGCCATGCAAACCATGACTGAAGAAGCCAGAGCTACCAAAGAGCAGGAATTGACCAAATTGAGAGATGAGGTAGCCAAATACGAGCAAGATGCGCAGACTTCTTATCAGAGAAAGCTTAGCGAACTGCTGGAGCCGGTACAAACAAAGGTATTTAATGCCATCAACGCCGTTGCAGCAGAAAATAATTATACGCATATCTTGTCGGAGACTGCCGGTCAATCTCCCGTGCTGCTTTATACCAAAGAAGCGGATAAGTTTACGGAACTGGTAGCAGCTAAATTGGGGATCGAACTTCCTGAGCAAATGCCTGAAAATGCTGACCTTCCTCAGTAA
- a CDS encoding DUF4168 domain-containing protein encodes MKKVSLFSALLLLMGLGLHAQQISPQAPQDAPKASDFTNDEYDKFVAINAELIPVQQEVQGKMMDAIKEEGLDVQRFQELMQAQQTGKLTDASDDPEEIGKFNKAGQKVMEIQKEIQTKAEGLIEDNELSVQKFQQMSMAYNQSQEVRAKVDTLISKKMEGQ; translated from the coding sequence ATGAAAAAGGTAAGTTTATTTTCAGCATTGTTGTTATTGATGGGGCTAGGTCTGCATGCACAGCAGATTTCACCACAAGCGCCTCAAGATGCTCCCAAAGCATCAGATTTCACTAATGATGAATACGACAAATTTGTGGCTATCAATGCAGAACTGATTCCTGTACAGCAGGAAGTCCAAGGGAAAATGATGGATGCGATCAAGGAAGAGGGACTGGACGTACAGCGCTTCCAAGAATTGATGCAGGCACAGCAGACAGGAAAGTTGACAGACGCATCTGATGATCCTGAAGAGATTGGGAAGTTTAACAAAGCAGGTCAGAAAGTAATGGAAATCCAAAAAGAAATACAGACGAAAGCAGAGGGCTTGATCGAGGACAATGAATTGTCTGTTCAGAAATTCCAGCAGATGTCCATGGCCTATAACCAAAGCCAAGAAGTGCGGGCAAAGGTGGACACACTGATCAGCAAAAAAATGGAAGGGCAGTAA